CGAGCAGCCGTTCCCGACGAACCACAGCGTACGTTCTGGCCTGTAGCGGTAGAGTAAAGTGTATCCGAGCAGCCGTTCCCGACGAACCACAGCAATAGTAGTGCAGGTTTCCCAGTCCCAAGTAGTGTATCCGAGCAGCCGTTCCCGACGAACCACAGCGTCAACGTCGTATCACCCGTATTCGTGATCAGTGTATCCGAGCAGCCGTTCCCGACGAACCACAGCCAAGATCGCGCCGGGAGGATTAAGCGGTTTAGTGTATCCGAGCAGCCGTTCCCGACGAACCACAGCTGGCGCACCAGCGCTGTGGTTGGCAAGTGGAGTGTATCCGAGCAGCCGTTCCCGACGAACCACAGCGAGATTGGGGAATGAGCAACCTGCTTTTGAAGTGTATCCGAGCAGCCGTTCCCGACGAACCACAGCGCGCTTCAGGTCATTCACACGATGACGGCGAGTGTATCCGAGCAGCCGTTCCCGACGAACCACAGCTGGTGTGACATCCTGCTTGAGCACATTTTGAGTGTATCCGAGCAGCCGTTCCCGACGAACCACAGCTACGGCGGGTCCGCCATGTATGCGTACACGAGTGTATCCGAGCAGCCGTTCCCGACGAACCACAGCGCCAAAAACGTACTAACCGCGATGATTCAAAGTGTATCCGAGCAGCCGTTCCCGACGAACCACAGCTGGGCCGGGTTGGTGTAGCGTGAACGGTGGCTTGCGAAATCGGCTTCTTCAACCCTGGCGGCGGCGGACGTCTTCTGCGATGGCTTGGGGGTTCGGGACGTCTTTGATGACGATTTCCATTTCGTCCTGGCCGGAACTGGAGATGGCGATGTCTCCGAAACCGAGTAGACGTTCCAGCAGGTTTTGATCGATCTTCATGTTGCGAACATCGTCGTAACGAACCTCACTGGTGCCGCGATGAATGATGCCGAATCGGTAGATCAGACGTTCGCTGGTCAACGTTAGTGACTGCATGCGGCTGGCGACGTACCACTTCAGGAGAAACACTCCGGCGACGAGGGCCACTACGCCGGATCCAATCAGAAGGGGCAGTGCAGGGATGCCCAGCCAGGCGTCGCCGGCCAGTCCCATCACGAGTCCGAGCACCGCTCCAACGAGCAGGACGGCACACAGAAGGGCGGCCAGAAAGTTTGTGCGGAGCACGACCGGGTGAATCACGACGTCCACGTGTTCGTCATCGGCAGGAATTTCAACGGTTGGAATTTCTGCGCCCGCAACAATCTCAGATTGATGCACCGAATGGGCGACGGGTGCCTCAGCCCGAAACGGTTTTTCACACACGGGGCAGTCGATCGTATCGCCCAGCAAGTGTTGCAGGACTCCCACAACTCTGTCGCAATGAGGGCACTTGAAGTTCAGTGTATCAGTGGTGGCTTCTTGTAGTTCATTCATGGGTACAGCTGTTGCGAAAGTTTGGCGATCACGGGTATAGGGAACTCTTCCGCCGTTTGAAGCGGCTGAGATTATTTTTGGCAGCCTCCTTCGGCCGATGTCTGAAGTCAGGCTACGAACAATTGCCACATGGATGTCGAAACTAAGCGGCTGTTTCGGCCACAAGTTCCGGTTCAGCGGTTTTGGGACTTTGACTATTGCTTCCAGTTTTGGCTGTTGCTGGTTCGGGAGATTGACGAGCTGCTGGCCGTGCTTCGTGGAACCCGTCAATCGCGGCTTCCGGTGCATGGGCCTGAATCGTCTCCAGAACAAGACGAGCGACGATCAGCATGGGGACAGCCAGAAAGACTCCGACAATTCCCCACATCCAGCCCCAAAACAACAACGACAGCATCACCATCACGGGACTTAAATTCATGGAACGTCCGACGATACTCGGCGTAATAAATTGTCCTTCAATTGCGGTCAGCAATAGAAAAACAGTGCCTACCAGAAATGGCCAGGTCGAACTTTCAAAACTGACAACGGCCGCAAGAAAGACTGTCACGCTGCCGATAACAGCGCCCAGAACCGGAACAAAGTTAAGCACCGTGGCCATTGCACCCCACATGATGGGCGACGGCATTCCGAGTGCCCACATCGCGAGTGCAACTGCCACTCCAAGACCAAGATTGATGGCCGTGACCTGACCAAGGTAGCGGCTCAATCCATCTTCAATCCGTTCCAGAATCGTCATGAATTCCAGGCGCGCCGAAAACGATGGCAGAGTTCTTAGGACGCTTGCGAGGACCTGATCGCCCGTCGACAGTAGAAAGAACAGCAGCACGCCAACGACCGTCACAGCCGATATCAGGCTGCTGGTGCCGCTGAGCAGAAACATATTGTTCGACCACGCGGGTTGGCGGACTTCAACGGGCACCGGAGCATCATTGCTGGCTTCTTCGGGTTCTTCACCCATGGAAGAAATTTTATCCGTGGCTTCGTTCACGGCGCTGACTTTGTCGAACACGAAATCCAGTTTCGACTTGATCGTCACCACATATTCGGGGCCACTGGCGAACATCTTTTTCGCGGGTTGATAGACCGTAAATACGCTTACGCCCAGACCCAACAGTAGCGTGCCGGTGATAATGCAGGCTCCAATCGTATGTGGTAATCCTCGACGACGCAGAAACCGCAACACCGGCCGCAGCGTCAGATAGGCGAACAATGCCAGAACAATCGGAATCAGCAGACTGCGAGCGTAGTAGATCGCGAAGCACAACAGCAGACCCGCACACAGTTGCGTCGAAAACGCGGCGCGAGGTCTCGGGCGAGGGCCTGCTGGTGATGGCGTTGATTCGGGGTTCTTGAGCATGTGATATCCTCTGGTTGGATGGATCAGCGTTTCGGAGCGAGTCGGCGTAGCAAAATGAGTACGAGAACTCCTCCGATGACGGATCCAATGAGTCCAGCCGGATAGATTCGTTCGCCTGATTCTCCAAAGATCAGATGCCCCAGAAATCCGCCCGCGAACGATCCTCCGACGCCGACCAGGATTGTTCCCACACATCCGATGGGATCTCGCCCCGGAGTGAGCAGTCGAGCGATCGCACCGGCAAACAGTCCGAAGACGCACCAGCCGATAAAGTTACCGATCATGAGTTTGATTTCCGTGAGTTGTGGTTCAGGCTCCTGACAGTAAATGCACGTGCCGTGCCGGAGGCGGTAACTTCTTGCGGTGACTGCACAATCGCCACGCCCACCCCGCATCAAATGCCTTCTAATGGTGAAAACAGCGCTGAGCTGCTCGCCCGCCGACCAATAGGAACGATCAGCAACCGCGCCACCTTGGCGGATTCCCTTGCCAGCGATAACATCCCGTAGGACTGGATGACGTCGCGAATCTGGTGCTTCGTCATTCTGTGGAATGACTGTTCACTCTTAGTTAGCCATGGAGGTCTTCGATGAATCTAACGTTGCTTCTTCACTGTTGTTTTCTCGCCCCGATCTTGGCAGACGCTCCCGCAGAATCCGTTGCAGTGGTTAATGTGAAGGAATGCTTCAGGCATGTCCCCAGCGCTCGCGCCGACCGGGCAAAAATCGTTGAGTTGATCACTGAAGCGGATGCTGAGGCGAGGATGTTTGTCGAGGAAGTAAAAGAACTTGAGTCGCTGGCGGAACGGAGTGGTTCGTCAGAGACGCAGCGGGTCGATGCACGGCTGTTGAAGTTCGAATTCGGAACACTTCGTCGTCGGGAGCAACAACGGATCAAAAAAGCAGAAAGCGAGATGTTTCAGAAATGGCGACAATGCGTAGCTGTCCATTTCCGCGTGGTGCGCAGCGTGAGGTGTGGTGTTCAGTTGGCGGGGACGAGTTTGGACAGTCGCGACTGACCGGGCGGCGCGGAGGTCAGGCCGACTTCAAGTTTCAGTCGATCAAACAGACTGAATCCATCCTGCTGCCACGTCATGACCTCGGCCACCACGGAACTGAGCGTTGGTGTTTTCAGATGGAGATTCAGCGATTCCAGGACGCTTGTAAGAATGCTGCGGCGACGGGCTCCCT
This DNA window, taken from Fuerstiella marisgermanici, encodes the following:
- a CDS encoding GlsB/YeaQ/YmgE family stress response membrane protein, with translation MIGNFIGWCVFGLFAGAIARLLTPGRDPIGCVGTILVGVGGSFAGGFLGHLIFGESGERIYPAGLIGSVIGGVLVLILLRRLAPKR
- a CDS encoding PH domain-containing protein, with amino-acid sequence MNELQEATTDTLNFKCPHCDRVVGVLQHLLGDTIDCPVCEKPFRAEAPVAHSVHQSEIVAGAEIPTVEIPADDEHVDVVIHPVVLRTNFLAALLCAVLLVGAVLGLVMGLAGDAWLGIPALPLLIGSGVVALVAGVFLLKWYVASRMQSLTLTSERLIYRFGIIHRGTSEVRYDDVRNMKIDQNLLERLLGFGDIAISSSGQDEMEIVIKDVPNPQAIAEDVRRRQG
- a CDS encoding AI-2E family transporter; translation: MLKNPESTPSPAGPRPRPRAAFSTQLCAGLLLCFAIYYARSLLIPIVLALFAYLTLRPVLRFLRRRGLPHTIGACIITGTLLLGLGVSVFTVYQPAKKMFASGPEYVVTIKSKLDFVFDKVSAVNEATDKISSMGEEPEEASNDAPVPVEVRQPAWSNNMFLLSGTSSLISAVTVVGVLLFFLLSTGDQVLASVLRTLPSFSARLEFMTILERIEDGLSRYLGQVTAINLGLGVAVALAMWALGMPSPIMWGAMATVLNFVPVLGAVIGSVTVFLAAVVSFESSTWPFLVGTVFLLLTAIEGQFITPSIVGRSMNLSPVMVMLSLLFWGWMWGIVGVFLAVPMLIVARLVLETIQAHAPEAAIDGFHEARPAARQSPEPATAKTGSNSQSPKTAEPELVAETAA